Genomic window (Puntigrus tetrazona isolate hp1 unplaced genomic scaffold, ASM1883169v1 S000000881, whole genome shotgun sequence):
catttgctGCAATATGAAGACTTGTATGATAATCTGTATAGTGCTCGTTTGTGCTGTGAAGGGATCTTTAGAGACGCACATCACCGGCCGTGTTTGTGCTCTTACAGTGCAGTTCGACGGCGTGGAGAAGGAGCTGAAGTGCCGTCCGCTGCAGAGGCTCCCGAGCGGGAAGAGCAGCTCCTCGGAGCCCAGCGTGGGCGAGCGCATCGACCCGGCCGTGCCTCTGGAGAGCCAGTT
Coding sequences:
- the LOC122335707 gene encoding SH2 domain-containing adapter protein F-like, whose product is MRLIICCNMKTCMIICIVLVCAVKGSLETHITGRVCALTVQFDGVEKELKCRPLQRLPSGKSSSSEPSVGERIDPAVPLESQFWYHGAISRTDAEALLRLCKEASYLVRNSETCKNDFSLSLK